One segment of uncultured Methanobrevibacter sp. DNA contains the following:
- the hisH gene encoding imidazole glycerol phosphate synthase subunit HisH: MITIIDYKSGNLKSISNGFKKIGSEYQITDDKEVIADADYLVLPGVGAFGSAMENLKPFEDVIHEHVSDDKPFLGICLGQQVLLSESEESPGVKGLDLFKGHVELLPEGVKIPHMGWNKLKVTNNSPILEGIDGEFFYFVHSYHVIADDESIVAGVCEYGGDVVASLAQNNLFSTQFHPEKSGKYGLKILKNFTNLEI; encoded by the coding sequence ATGATAACTATTATTGATTATAAAAGCGGAAATCTTAAAAGCATTTCCAACGGATTTAAAAAGATTGGATCAGAATATCAGATAACTGATGATAAGGAAGTTATTGCGGATGCAGATTATCTGGTATTGCCGGGTGTTGGAGCATTCGGAAGTGCAATGGAAAATTTAAAGCCATTTGAGGATGTCATTCATGAGCATGTATCTGATGACAAGCCATTTTTGGGAATATGTCTCGGTCAGCAGGTTCTTTTAAGTGAAAGTGAAGAATCTCCCGGCGTTAAAGGCCTGGATTTATTTAAAGGACATGTAGAACTGCTTCCTGAAGGTGTTAAAATACCTCATATGGGCTGGAATAAACTGAAAGTCACAAACAATTCTCCAATACTTGAAGGTATTGATGGGGAATTCTTTTATTTTGTTCATTCTTATCATGTTATTGCCGATGATGAAAGCATTGTTGCCGGAGTCTGTGAGTATGGAGGGGATGTTGTAGCCAGTTTGGCACAAAACAATCTGTTTTCAACACAGTTCCATCCTGAAAAAAGTGGAAAATACGGATTAAAAATTTTGAAAAACTTTACTAACTTGGAGATTTAA
- a CDS encoding AIR synthase-related protein produces the protein MDIEGFVRARIDDYDYNDLAEILAVRIREYKKISEENSVEMAKAVIDEVSTTLKLQESDDEFLKEIASVNKADVLMGEMGVGSRGAGDFFVHRKIAEIVASTNTASLVNPSEQDDGGVVKAPVNNDEVYITTAVDGIHSRLSEYPFLGGFHVTRATLRDVCVMGADPVAILSDVHLADDGDVAKIFDFTAGVAAVSELVDVPIVAGSTLRVGGDMVLGDRFVSAVGSVGVSAYPPTARKGATEGDVILLTEGSGGGTITTTALYNGFFDVVWDTMNVNFVQASHALFEADLVKDIHAMTDVTNGGLRGDAHEISNTTGVGLEFYEKEIRQMVAPNVLNMLETLNIDPLGVSTDSLMLIAPPEIVGDIKKAVSKYDVDISEIGEVNNSGEPILIKEDSTEEKLVPLFREAAYTKIKKLVGETTPEDFEQMKQKVQEASDAAIAKKDKVIKHILKN, from the coding sequence ATGGATATTGAAGGCTTTGTAAGAGCTAGAATTGATGATTATGATTATAATGACTTAGCAGAAATTTTAGCTGTAAGAATACGTGAATACAAAAAAATATCAGAAGAAAATTCAGTAGAAATGGCAAAAGCAGTAATTGATGAAGTCTCAACAACTTTAAAATTACAGGAAAGTGATGACGAATTTTTAAAAGAAATAGCCAGTGTAAACAAGGCTGATGTGCTCATGGGAGAAATGGGTGTAGGTTCACGCGGTGCGGGGGACTTTTTTGTCCACAGAAAAATCGCTGAAATCGTTGCATCAACAAATACAGCTTCACTGGTCAATCCGTCAGAACAGGACGACGGCGGTGTAGTCAAAGCTCCGGTTAACAATGATGAAGTTTACATTACCACTGCAGTTGACGGGATACACTCACGTTTAAGCGAATATCCGTTTTTAGGCGGATTTCATGTAACAAGAGCTACCTTAAGGGATGTCTGCGTAATGGGTGCGGACCCGGTAGCAATATTGAGTGATGTTCACCTTGCCGATGACGGGGACGTTGCAAAGATATTTGACTTTACTGCAGGTGTTGCTGCAGTATCAGAACTTGTTGATGTTCCTATTGTTGCAGGAAGTACTCTTCGTGTCGGAGGAGACATGGTTTTAGGTGACAGATTTGTCTCAGCAGTTGGAAGCGTAGGGGTATCAGCTTATCCTCCAACCGCAAGGAAAGGCGCAACTGAAGGGGATGTGATTTTATTAACAGAAGGTTCCGGTGGAGGAACAATAACAACTACAGCTCTTTACAACGGATTTTTCGATGTCGTATGGGATACAATGAACGTCAATTTCGTTCAGGCGTCACATGCACTTTTCGAAGCTGATTTGGTTAAGGATATTCATGCAATGACTGATGTAACTAACGGAGGTCTTAGGGGGGACGCTCATGAAATATCAAACACTACTGGTGTCGGTCTGGAATTTTATGAAAAAGAAATAAGACAGATGGTTGCACCAAATGTTTTGAATATGCTTGAAACATTAAACATTGACCCTTTAGGCGTTTCAACAGATTCACTGATGCTTATAGCACCTCCTGAAATTGTCGGAGATATTAAAAAAGCGGTATCCAAATATGACGTTGACATTTCTGAAATCGGTGAGGTCAACAACTCCGGTGAGCCTATTTTAATCAAAGAGGATTCAACTGAAGAGAAACTGGTTCCGTTGTTTAGGGAAGCAGCATATACTAAAATCAAAAAACTGGTCGGTGAAACAACACCTGAAGACTTTGAACAAATGAAACAGAAGGTTCAGGAAGCTTCAGATGCAGCTATTGCTAAAAAAGATAAAGTCATTAAACATATTTTGAAAAATTAA
- the truD gene encoding tRNA pseudouridine(13) synthase TruD translates to MLNANTYVTSQKCIGGTIRNQYEDFYVEEIPEVIPEGEGPNVYVWIEKLGRTTLDVVLDIARDLHISRKRMGFAGMKDKKAITRQWICIANMDSEEQLNQVQNLDIYKTDFLKVIRGRKKLRMGQLKGNKFKILIRDLDDVEESADIANEVLAQLEKTGVPNYFGWQRFGKPRTITHLVGEALVENDLEKAVGIYIGNPQEDEGDDNQMARKAFDDGNLEESLKLMGKGMRYEKMMIKELIRDSKKGELTDKSYMNALHALPKPLQRMFVHAYQSYLFNEAVSNRVEMGIDKYIEGDIVIDTEEHIVRDKTPEEFQELITDFKANPTCPLFGTKVPFAGGKVGEMEENILKKYNHTKEDFEVPKMPRLGSHGLRRQMRFQVWDGKATPTDEGVLCEFSIDKGSYATAVLREIMKKDVI, encoded by the coding sequence ATGTTAAATGCTAATACTTATGTAACTAGCCAGAAATGTATTGGTGGAACAATTAGAAACCAATATGAAGATTTTTACGTTGAAGAAATTCCGGAGGTCATCCCTGAAGGAGAAGGTCCTAACGTTTATGTCTGGATTGAAAAATTGGGAAGAACCACACTGGATGTTGTCCTGGATATTGCCCGTGACTTGCACATTTCAAGAAAAAGAATGGGCTTTGCCGGTATGAAAGATAAAAAGGCAATCACACGTCAGTGGATTTGCATAGCTAATATGGATTCTGAAGAACAGTTAAATCAGGTCCAAAATCTTGATATTTATAAAACTGATTTTTTAAAAGTTATCCGTGGCCGTAAAAAGCTTAGAATGGGCCAGTTAAAAGGAAACAAATTTAAAATTCTAATTCGTGACCTCGATGATGTTGAGGAAAGTGCAGATATTGCAAATGAGGTTTTAGCACAATTGGAAAAAACCGGCGTTCCAAATTACTTCGGCTGGCAAAGATTCGGTAAGCCAAGAACCATAACTCATCTTGTTGGGGAAGCACTGGTTGAAAATGACCTTGAAAAGGCAGTTGGCATTTACATAGGTAATCCTCAGGAAGATGAGGGTGATGACAATCAGATGGCCAGAAAAGCATTTGATGATGGAAATCTTGAAGAATCCTTAAAGTTAATGGGAAAAGGAATGCGTTACGAGAAAATGATGATAAAGGAATTGATTAGGGATTCTAAAAAAGGTGAGCTGACAGACAAATCATATATGAATGCACTGCACGCACTTCCAAAGCCTTTGCAAAGAATGTTTGTTCATGCATATCAGTCTTATTTATTTAATGAAGCAGTAAGCAATCGTGTCGAAATGGGTATTGATAAATATATTGAAGGAGATATTGTTATTGATACCGAAGAGCACATTGTTCGTGATAAAACTCCAGAGGAGTTCCAGGAACTTATTACTGACTTTAAAGCAAACCCTACCTGTCCGTTATTCGGAACTAAAGTTCCTTTTGCAGGAGGAAAAGTTGGTGAAATGGAAGAAAATATATTGAAAAAATATAATCATACTAAAGAGGATTTTGAAGTTCCAAAAATGCCACGTCTCGGAAGTCACGGCCTCAGACGCCAAATGCGTTTTCAGGTATGGGACGGAAAAGCCACTCCTACCGATGAAGGTGTTTTATGCGAATTTTCAATAGACAAAGGATCCTATGCTACTGCTGTTTTAAGAGAAATAATGAAAAAAGATGTTATTTAA
- a CDS encoding zinc ribbon domain-containing protein: protein MVICPDCGEQVPDAKYCKNCGAKLPEKNEIVEVEETTPTVTEEEISVNKGDNVKYCRNCGYEFDGNAKFCPNCGYDTENNVNQPKTNTSVQVYEEKNMVISVILSIIFPGLGHFYLGLNRKGAIFLLAYVVSAILILLLVGFILCTVIWIWALVDVIKSTNALNRGEYVEDKLL, encoded by the coding sequence ATGGTAATATGTCCAGATTGTGGAGAACAAGTTCCGGATGCAAAATATTGCAAAAACTGCGGAGCTAAACTTCCAGAAAAAAATGAAATTGTAGAAGTCGAAGAAACAACCCCAACTGTAACTGAAGAAGAAATATCAGTCAATAAAGGCGATAATGTTAAGTACTGCCGTAACTGTGGATATGAATTTGACGGAAACGCTAAGTTCTGCCCTAACTGTGGATATGACACTGAAAATAATGTTAATCAGCCTAAAACCAATACCTCTGTTCAGGTATATGAAGAAAAAAACATGGTAATATCAGTTATTTTATCTATTATTTTCCCTGGATTAGGTCATTTCTATTTAGGTTTGAACCGTAAAGGCGCAATATTCCTGTTGGCCTATGTTGTATCAGCTATTTTAATCTTATTGCTTGTAGGATTTATATTATGTACTGTTATTTGGATTTGGGCACTGGTTGATGTTATTAAATCCACCAACGCTTTAAATCGTGGAGAATATGTTGAAGATAAATTATTATAA
- a CDS encoding DUF126 domain-containing protein: MIECRSIAKGKGKGELIVSSEPISFLGGVNPENGEIIDPNHELKGEIIKDKVLFIPGGKGSTVGSYVIFQMKKNNTAPKAIICLNAEPIIATGAIMSDIAMVDSPAQTKDLTNGTLVEVDGDNGTIEIL, translated from the coding sequence ATGATTGAATGCAGAAGTATCGCTAAAGGTAAAGGAAAAGGGGAACTGATTGTTTCATCGGAACCTATTAGTTTTTTAGGAGGAGTTAATCCTGAAAATGGTGAAATTATCGACCCTAACCATGAATTAAAAGGCGAAATTATTAAAGATAAAGTTTTATTTATCCCGGGCGGTAAAGGGTCTACTGTCGGATCTTATGTTATTTTCCAGATGAAAAAAAATAATACTGCACCAAAAGCTATAATCTGTTTAAACGCAGAACCTATTATCGCAACCGGTGCAATCATGTCTGATATTGCAATGGTTGACTCACCTGCCCAAACCAAGGATTTAACAAACGGAACTTTGGTTGAAGTCGATGGGGATAATGGAACAATAGAAATTTTATAG
- a CDS encoding amidohydrolase family protein, producing the protein MQTLIENVNIINPFDEIKTSQSVLIEDGLIKEISPSINSKSNVNVIDGEDNYLLSGFIDCHSHIFAKGFHKEENMANPLGIHFYNAVPHSLQTVNAGVTSIRDCGSADLSFKLAQQRKLFVAPKVYLSITPLVMTGGHFDLLLPSGFDMEIIYPGFPKGRCDGVEEVLKKTREVKRAGADFIKVMASGGVLTTNTSPEFSQFNKKELKTIVNEAKVNDMKVSAHCHSLKGMKNCIDAGFSSIEHGTFIDRKTSRKMAEKDVSLVPTLLVHQFLYKNGFPAWDSYAAEKTAKLKEIVKVHKENISVAYEEGVNILMGTDSGVIPHGHNLEELTHLVDIGMSEDEAIASGTVKAAEFMNQDNLGLVKENYVADLILVNSNPLDDVSVLSNNDNILKVIQDGIEVKN; encoded by the coding sequence ATGCAGACTCTAATTGAAAACGTCAATATAATCAATCCATTTGATGAAATCAAAACCTCTCAAAGCGTATTGATAGAGGATGGTCTGATAAAAGAGATTTCACCATCCATTAACTCCAAAAGTAATGTCAATGTTATTGATGGTGAGGATAATTATCTGCTTTCCGGATTTATTGACTGTCATTCTCATATTTTTGCTAAAGGCTTTCACAAAGAGGAAAATATGGCAAATCCTTTGGGAATTCATTTTTACAATGCGGTTCCCCACTCATTGCAGACAGTCAATGCAGGCGTTACATCAATTAGGGATTGCGGATCTGCTGATTTAAGCTTTAAATTAGCACAGCAGAGAAAACTCTTTGTAGCTCCCAAAGTTTATTTATCAATTACTCCTCTGGTTATGACAGGTGGTCATTTTGATTTGCTCCTTCCTTCAGGCTTTGACATGGAAATAATCTATCCCGGTTTTCCAAAAGGAAGGTGTGACGGTGTTGAAGAGGTTCTTAAAAAGACCCGTGAAGTTAAAAGAGCAGGCGCTGATTTTATAAAGGTCATGGCAAGCGGTGGTGTTTTAACAACAAACACTTCACCGGAATTTTCACAGTTCAACAAAAAGGAATTAAAGACAATAGTCAATGAAGCCAAAGTCAATGACATGAAAGTATCAGCCCATTGTCATAGTTTAAAAGGTATGAAAAACTGTATTGATGCAGGATTTTCATCAATTGAGCATGGGACATTCATAGATAGGAAAACTTCAAGAAAAATGGCTGAAAAAGATGTCAGCTTAGTTCCTACATTGCTTGTCCATCAATTCTTATATAAAAACGGTTTTCCTGCATGGGACAGTTATGCGGCCGAAAAAACAGCCAAACTGAAAGAGATAGTTAAAGTCCACAAGGAAAACATTTCAGTTGCATATGAAGAAGGTGTAAACATTCTCATGGGAACTGACAGTGGTGTTATTCCTCACGGACACAATCTGGAGGAGCTGACTCATCTGGTTGATATCGGCATGTCCGAGGATGAAGCAATTGCCAGCGGAACTGTTAAAGCTGCAGAATTTATGAATCAGGATAATTTGGGATTAGTTAAAGAAAATTATGTTGCCGATTTGATTTTGGTAAATTCAAATCCTTTAGATGACGTAAGTGTTTTAAGCAATAATGATAATATTTTGAAGGTTATTCAGGATGGAATTGAAGTTAAAAATTGA
- a CDS encoding nitroreductase family protein, whose translation MELKLKIDEELCTACKLCQQVCIRDNIEVEEYARELGSGTCFECGHCVAICKAGAITLKSYEGLEDRIQEFNPRENVLEYDQLLEFLKRRRSIRWFRKNKKVDRETFDKLFEGAYYSPTAQNEQDVEFAVVDEKLDEFMELVYDIIKVDEDKFFRIREFGDYLKDSSTKEFHPLLWSGNQLILTFSADKTSAVIANTRLELLAYSLGLGGFYSLFILKADEIDHVRLMEFFPQIDKNKHMYSAFIIGYPRVRFRRTIPHKKINVNYL comes from the coding sequence ATGGAATTGAAGTTAAAAATTGATGAAGAATTATGTACTGCCTGCAAACTCTGCCAACAGGTATGTATTCGTGACAATATTGAAGTTGAAGAATATGCTCGTGAGCTTGGAAGCGGCACATGCTTTGAATGCGGGCACTGTGTGGCAATATGTAAAGCCGGCGCAATAACCCTTAAATCATATGAGGGCCTTGAAGACAGAATTCAGGAGTTCAATCCTCGTGAAAACGTTCTGGAATATGATCAGCTTCTTGAATTTTTAAAAAGAAGACGTTCCATTAGATGGTTTAGGAAAAACAAGAAAGTTGACAGAGAAACCTTTGACAAGCTGTTTGAAGGGGCTTATTATTCACCGACTGCTCAAAACGAACAGGATGTGGAATTTGCTGTTGTCGATGAGAAACTGGATGAATTCATGGAACTTGTTTATGATATAATTAAAGTCGATGAAGACAAGTTTTTCAGAATCAGGGAATTCGGAGATTACCTTAAAGACAGTTCCACAAAAGAATTCCACCCACTTCTCTGGAGCGGAAACCAGCTAATTTTAACATTTTCAGCTGACAAAACCAGTGCTGTAATAGCAAATACCCGTTTGGAACTTCTTGCATACTCTCTTGGTCTTGGAGGATTTTATTCTTTATTTATCTTGAAAGCTGACGAGATTGACCATGTCAGATTAATGGAATTTTTCCCGCAGATAGATAAAAATAAGCATATGTACTCTGCGTTTATCATAGGCTATCCGAGAGTACGTTTTAGAAGGACAATACCTCACAAAAAGATAAATGTAAATTATCTTTAA
- a CDS encoding heavy metal translocating P-type ATPase, with amino-acid sequence MVKHKHMDLPIEGMHCASCVLSVNKTFGKIEGVEEVDADLAANKLHITVDTKKISYEEMERLVKNLGFDLHSDEMTIRIQGMHCASCTMNVENFLIRLDGIFDVKADLTSQTAKIRYDSSKVTLDEIDEVITSLGFELLGVEGQTEIDEEAIYQKDLAEKRNRIIVGLFFSAILMILMFSGWDPLMGVTHSIHEATGLHISSMGLLSLLVSIVPFLYVSLPILKAGINGLMHKNLNMDVMYSMGILVAYISSIFGTFGIVLDHTFMFYDSAVMLPSFLMIGRYLEARAKKRTSDSIRELIGLQPTVATAIEVDENGEIISQKEVSIADIVIDDLLLVKPGDKIPVDGDVVGGESYVDESMINGEPIPKVKKDGEEVFAGTINQDGVLHIKAKKIGKETVLSNIIRLVEKAQSSRPPVQKFANTIVSYFIPVILTIAIIVFLIWYVVLGASLLFSLTCLISILVVACPCALGLATPTAVTVGVGRAAEFGILIKNGDTLENAGQIDVAAFDKTGTITEGKPEVDDIIPYGISEEELIGLAASVEQNSNHPIAKAIVNKSKEMNLDLDQTTEFENITGKGLKAKLNGRDVFAGNLSLMQANEIDVSSELVDKYHELEKLSKTIIFLAQDKSVKGILSLSDKIKSNSKRTIDELHKMGVETYMLTGDNESTALNVAREVGIDNVRAGVLPENKLDIVKETQANHTKKVLFVGDGINDAPALTQADIGVAMGNGTDIAMESGDIVVMEGDLENVVAAVQFSKKVMRRIKENIFWAFAYNSILIPIAAGVLYPAFGITFEPALAGLAMALSSVTVISLSLMLKRYVPEIKKESWN; translated from the coding sequence ATGGTAAAGCATAAACATATGGATTTGCCAATTGAAGGAATGCACTGCGCTTCTTGTGTTTTAAGTGTTAACAAAACCTTTGGAAAAATAGAAGGTGTAGAAGAAGTTGATGCAGACCTTGCAGCAAATAAATTGCATATTACAGTTGATACTAAAAAGATTTCTTATGAAGAGATGGAGAGATTAGTAAAGAATTTAGGTTTTGATCTTCACTCAGACGAAATGACAATAAGAATTCAGGGAATGCACTGCGCTTCCTGTACAATGAATGTCGAAAATTTCTTAATAAGACTGGACGGTATTTTTGATGTTAAAGCGGATTTAACCTCACAGACAGCAAAAATAAGATATGATTCATCAAAAGTCACATTGGATGAAATCGATGAAGTGATTACATCATTGGGCTTTGAACTTTTAGGGGTTGAAGGTCAGACTGAAATTGATGAAGAGGCAATCTATCAGAAGGATTTGGCCGAAAAACGTAACAGGATAATTGTCGGTTTGTTTTTTTCTGCTATTTTAATGATTTTGATGTTCAGCGGATGGGATCCTTTAATGGGTGTAACTCATTCTATTCATGAAGCTACAGGACTGCACATATCCTCAATGGGGCTATTGTCATTATTGGTAAGTATTGTTCCGTTTTTATATGTGTCTTTACCTATCTTAAAAGCGGGAATCAATGGATTAATGCATAAAAACCTGAATATGGATGTAATGTATTCAATGGGGATTCTTGTTGCATACATTTCAAGTATCTTTGGAACATTCGGCATTGTCCTTGACCATACTTTCATGTTTTATGACTCAGCAGTAATGCTTCCTTCATTTTTGATGATTGGAAGATATCTTGAAGCCCGAGCCAAAAAAAGGACTTCCGATTCTATCCGTGAACTGATTGGACTTCAGCCGACTGTCGCAACAGCAATCGAAGTGGATGAGAATGGTGAGATAATCTCACAGAAAGAGGTTTCCATTGCAGATATTGTTATTGATGATTTATTGCTGGTAAAACCTGGTGACAAGATTCCTGTTGACGGGGATGTAGTCGGCGGAGAATCTTATGTAGATGAATCGATGATTAACGGGGAACCAATTCCAAAAGTTAAAAAGGATGGGGAGGAAGTATTTGCAGGAACCATCAATCAGGACGGCGTACTTCACATCAAAGCCAAAAAAATCGGAAAAGAAACAGTTCTCTCAAACATTATCCGTCTGGTTGAAAAGGCACAGTCTTCAAGGCCTCCGGTTCAGAAATTCGCAAATACTATTGTATCATACTTCATTCCGGTTATTCTGACTATAGCTATTATTGTTTTCCTGATATGGTATGTTGTTTTGGGAGCATCTTTGCTGTTCTCTTTAACATGTCTGATTTCCATTCTGGTAGTTGCATGTCCGTGTGCTTTGGGTTTGGCTACTCCAACTGCAGTTACTGTAGGTGTTGGAAGAGCAGCTGAATTCGGTATTTTAATCAAAAATGGGGATACTCTGGAAAATGCCGGTCAAATCGATGTTGCTGCATTTGACAAGACCGGAACAATAACCGAAGGAAAACCTGAAGTTGATGACATAATCCCTTATGGAATTTCCGAAGAGGAACTGATTGGACTTGCAGCCAGTGTGGAGCAGAATTCCAATCACCCTATTGCAAAAGCTATTGTAAATAAATCAAAAGAGATGAATCTGGATTTGGACCAAACAACTGAGTTTGAAAACATCACCGGTAAAGGACTTAAAGCTAAATTAAATGGCAGAGATGTTTTTGCAGGCAATCTGTCATTAATGCAGGCAAATGAAATTGACGTTTCCAGCGAACTGGTAGACAAGTATCATGAGCTTGAAAAACTCTCTAAAACAATCATATTTTTAGCACAGGATAAATCTGTAAAAGGTATCTTAAGCTTATCTGACAAAATCAAATCAAATTCTAAAAGAACCATTGACGAACTGCATAAGATGGGTGTTGAAACCTATATGCTGACAGGGGACAATGAATCTACAGCACTTAATGTGGCCCGTGAAGTCGGTATTGACAATGTCCGTGCAGGAGTGCTGCCTGAAAACAAACTTGATATTGTTAAAGAAACCCAGGCAAATCACACTAAAAAAGTTTTATTTGTCGGTGACGGTATTAATGATGCGCCTGCTTTAACACAGGCTGATATCGGTGTGGCAATGGGTAACGGAACAGATATTGCAATGGAAAGCGGAGATATTGTTGTTATGGAAGGCGATTTGGAAAATGTTGTTGCAGCTGTACAGTTTTCTAAAAAGGTAATGAGGAGAATTAAAGAAAATATCTTCTGGGCATTTGCGTATAACTCCATTCTGATTCCAATCGCAGCAGGTGTCTTATATCCTGCATTTGGAATAACATTTGAACCTGCTCTTGCAGGTTTGGCTATGGCATTAAGTTCAGTAACTGTCATATCTCTGTCACTGATGCTTAAGAGATATGTTCCTGAAATAAAAAAAGAAAGTTGGAATTAA
- the purB gene encoding adenylosuccinate lyase, with the protein MAIHPIEFRYGTPEMKQIWEEENKLQRMLDVESALAQAEGKLGIIPQEVADEIAAKANTNFVKLERMKEIEAETNHDIAALSKSITEVCENGAGEYVHFGATSNDIVDSSNSLLIRDSIGVLKEKLERLTKIMLKLTEENKMKVCIGRTHGQHALPTTYGMKFGIWADELHRQYVRLENAESNVCIGMMDGAVGTTAALGEQGWEIHKTVAEILGLPAATITNQVVQRDNHVEFISVLANIASTLDKIALEIRSLQRTELMEVGEYFDPEKQVGSSTMPHKMNPITAERICGIARIVKSYVNAALDNNPLWHERDLTNSSCERIMFPESCILTDYILNLTIKLMNNLVFYDENIERNLNLTNGLIMAERLMAELTRAGMGKQTAYGIVRKNAIKANKEKLLLGELILEDEEVQKYLTEDDVEKIMDPHTYVGSISIIIDELLEKSESWF; encoded by the coding sequence ATGGCTATACATCCAATTGAATTTAGATATGGAACTCCCGAAATGAAACAAATTTGGGAAGAAGAAAATAAATTACAGAGAATGTTAGATGTAGAATCTGCATTAGCTCAAGCTGAAGGCAAACTGGGAATTATTCCACAGGAAGTTGCTGATGAAATTGCCGCAAAAGCTAATACAAACTTTGTAAAGCTTGAAAGAATGAAAGAAATTGAAGCAGAAACAAATCACGATATCGCTGCTTTATCAAAATCAATCACAGAAGTATGTGAAAACGGAGCCGGAGAATACGTTCACTTCGGAGCTACATCTAATGATATTGTAGACAGTTCAAATTCATTACTCATTCGTGACTCCATTGGAGTATTAAAAGAAAAATTAGAAAGATTAACAAAAATAATGCTCAAATTAACCGAAGAAAATAAAATGAAAGTATGTATCGGACGTACACACGGACAGCATGCACTTCCTACCACCTACGGTATGAAATTCGGTATTTGGGCTGATGAACTTCACAGACAATACGTAAGACTGGAAAATGCAGAATCCAATGTTTGTATTGGAATGATGGACGGAGCTGTTGGAACCACCGCAGCATTAGGCGAACAGGGATGGGAAATCCACAAAACCGTAGCAGAAATATTAGGATTACCTGCAGCTACCATCACAAACCAGGTTGTTCAAAGAGACAACCACGTAGAGTTCATAAGTGTTTTAGCAAATATTGCAAGTACCTTAGACAAAATTGCACTTGAAATCAGAAGTCTTCAAAGAACCGAACTCATGGAAGTCGGCGAATACTTCGATCCTGAAAAACAAGTAGGAAGCAGTACAATGCCACATAAAATGAACCCTATTACTGCTGAGAGAATATGCGGCATTGCAAGAATTGTCAAATCCTATGTCAATGCAGCTTTAGACAACAATCCGTTATGGCATGAAAGAGATTTAACCAACTCTTCATGTGAAAGAATCATGTTCCCTGAAAGCTGTATTTTAACCGATTACATCCTCAATTTAACCATAAAATTAATGAACAATTTAGTTTTCTACGATGAAAATATCGAAAGAAACTTAAACCTCACAAACGGACTGATTATGGCTGAAAGATTAATGGCAGAACTTACCCGTGCAGGAATGGGTAAACAAACTGCATACGGAATTGTAAGGAAAAATGCAATAAAAGCCAATAAAGAAAAATTATTATTAGGAGAATTAATCCTAGAAGATGAAGAGGTTCAAAAATACCTTACAGAAGACGATGTTGAAAAAATTATGGATCCTCACACCTATGTCGGCTCCATTTCAATAATCATTGACGAATTGCTTGAAAAATCTGAAAGCTGGTTCTAG
- a CDS encoding helix-turn-helix transcriptional regulator: METKIRQLRQNKGLTQQELADAAQVTRQTINALENARYNPSLLLAYKITKILGKNSIEEVFMFNEDD; encoded by the coding sequence ATGGAAACAAAAATACGACAGTTGCGCCAGAATAAAGGCTTAACTCAACAAGAGTTGGCTGATGCGGCTCAAGTAACTCGTCAAACCATAAATGCTTTAGAAAATGCTCGTTATAATCCTTCCTTATTATTAGCCTATAAAATTACAAAAATTTTGGGTAAAAATTCTATAGAAGAAGTCTTTATGTTCAATGAAGATGATTGA